The Gemmatimonadota bacterium nucleotide sequence CCGCGCGCAGATTGCTCGGGCTTGGAGGCGGCGAACCAAGGCGATGAGCTGACGCCATGACAAACGACTCCGAATGGGGCATCGCGTCGCCCAACCAGCTACCAGCCGAGACGCGGCTCGGTACCGTGCGCCTCCAGGTGTCCGACCTGGGCCGATCCGTCGAGTACTACGAAGCCGTCATCGGCATGAAGGCCCTGGCCGACGAAGGCAACTCCGTCTTGCTCGGCGCGCACGGCCACGGCACGCCGCTCGTGGAGTTGCGGGAGAGGCCCGGGGCGCGGCCCGTTCCTCCGCGCGGGAGGCTGGGGCTCTATCACTTCGCGATCCTGCTCCCGGACCGGGCTGCGTTGGGGCGGGTTGTGGGCCACCTGGAGAACATCGGCGTTGCGCCCGGCTCGGCCGATCATCTGGTCAGCGAGGCGCTCTATCTGAGCGACCCCGACGGCCTTGGGATCGAGGTCTATGCCGATCGGCCTAGAGAGAGCTGGCGTCGCCGGGGGCGTGAGCTGGCCATGACGACGGTAGCCCTCGACCGCGACGGGCTCATTGGCGCGAGCGCCGGCGCTCCGTGGAGCGGACTTCCCGCAGGCGCCGTCATCGGCCACGTCCACCTTCACGTGGGGGACCTGGTCGAGGCGGCGGCGTTCTACCACGAAGCCATCGGCTTCGACAAGACGACCTGGTCGTATCCGGGCGCATTGTTCCTGTCCGCCGGCGGCTACCATCACCACCTGGGCTTGAACACCTGGGCGCCTCCGGTGCCGCAGACCGAGGACGACGCGCGGCTGCTGGAGTGGACCGTCGAGTTGCCGACGTCCGAGGACGTGAGCGCCGCCGCGCGGGCCATCGAGGAGGCGGGTTACGCGGTAGAAGAGGATGAGACGGAGGCGATCGCGACCGACCTCTGGGGAACGCGGGTGAGGTTCGTCCCGATTGGCCCGGTGTGAGCAAAACCTCTCGCAGGCTGTCGACCCTGCTCTTGCTGGCTGTCTCGGTGGCCGCGTGCGACGGCGCTATCGAGCCCGAGGGCGTGCCGGCCGCCCCCCGCGGCGTGAGCGCTGAGATCCTGCCGTCGCTTGCGGGCAACCGGGTGACGATCGCCTGGGAGGCCGTTCCGGGGGCGACATCCTACCGGGTCGATGTCGGCTCGGCACCCGGCCTCTCGGACCTCGGCTCCCTGGGGGACGTCGCGGAACCGACCGCCGAGATGGATCTCGTCGTTGGCGAGGCGTTCATCCAGGTGGGCGCGGACAACGAGTTCGGCTCCGGCCCGGCGTCCGCGCCCGTCGTCGTTCACTCGCTCGACCTCAGGGATGTCGTCCAGGCCCTGTACCTGGGCAGCGGCCCGCTGTGCGAGATGGCCGACGGCGCTTGCGTGACCTTCAGCGGCGGTCGCTTCAAGGGCTTCCCGCTTGGGACCCACGTCACGGTTCGGATCTCTACCACCCTGGGCGACGAAGCGATCGCCGCCGTCGTCGAGTCGCTGGAACAGGTGGAGGACGCGACTCTCGGCCAGGTGACGGTCGAGTGGAGCGTCACCGAGGATCCAGACCCGATCCCCGGCCTCGACGAGGTGACCGGCACCCGACACCCGGATCCGCAGTCCGTCGGCTGTCCGTTCGAGCGCGGCTGCACGATCCACCAGTTCCGCACGTTCCCTGTCCTGGCGTCGAGCCGCGCGGTACAGAAAATCTCCAGCATCCAGGCCTTCCCGCACGACATCGTCGGGCACGGCATCCTGGGCATGAACCACATCGAGGGGCCGATCGCGTCGCTGATGGGTGGGCCGCCGCCGGTCTTCGCCGGGGCTCTGTTCCCGCGCCTCAGCCCCTACGATGCGGCGGCCGCACGGGCGGTGTACGCCTCCGGAGTCGAGCCCGGTGCGGGCAGGGCGACGTTCCAGTCCCTGGGGCTGGTGAAATGAGAGGTCACCAGCCGGGCCCAGTCGCCGCCGGACTTGCGTCGCCTTCGGCGCGGCCGACATCCTTGGCGCGCCCACCCCGAAAAGCTGCGTTCTTGTGCATGGAGAGGCACCCTCTGTGAACTGGGAAGCGATTGGTGCGATCGGCGAGAGCCTCGGCGCGGTGGCCGTCGTAATCTCACTTGCCTACCTGGCCGTGCAGATTCGCACGCAGAACGACGAGTCCCGACGCGCGGCGATGCACGAAATCTCGGTCGGCTTCCGAGAGAGCATCTGCACGTTCACGGACGCCCGAATGGCAGACCTTTTCACGAGAACAAACCGCGGCGACGACTCGCTCACGGATGCCGAGACACTCCAGCTGATCGTTGGGATTCAGCGGGTCTTCCGTGTTTGGGAAGAGGCCCATGGACACTACGTCCACGGCAGGCTGGCCCCGGACATATGGGAGGCCATGCTCCGGCAGTACGCGTCGTACCTGGCCGCTCCCGGATTCCAGATGGTCTGGCGCTTGCGCAAGAATTTCTACAACGAGGCCTTCCGCACCTTCGTCGACGAGCTGCCCCGCACCGAGTACACGATCCGCTGACCGGTGCCGACTTCCCCACCTGATGCGACCGGCTCGCCCCGCCCACACACCTTCCGGGAAGGCCTCGGCTGCGGCTTGCTGGTCATGGGCCTGCCGGGCCTGGCGATCGGCTTGATCGGCCTGCTAGGCCTGAGCGACCGGGTCGAGCTGGAGTTCTTCGGGATCGAGCTGAACAGCACGCCGGGCCGGTTCGTCTGGGTGGTGGGAATGGTGATCGCGATCGTGGTCGGAGTCGTCCTCCTGCTGCAAGGAAAGGGCCCCGCCGGCTAACGCCGACGGGACCCCTCCACGTAGGTCGCTGCGGTGCGCGGCCCGGCGCCGCGCCCCGTAGCCCCTTGCCCTAGCCTTCCGCTTCCAGGCCCGCGTCCAGTGCCTTCTCGATACGCGCGAGGGACTCGGCCAGGTGAGCCCGCGTGTACGCGCCGCCCGCCGCAGCGTTGCGGATACTGCCGCGCAGCTGCGTCAACTGCGCCCTCGCGACCGAGCGCGCGTCTGCCGGCGTGCCCTGGGCCGGCTCCACGATGAGGTTCGTCATGGCGTCCAGATAGGCGCGCTGCAGATCGCGCCGCGACGCGGAGATCGTCCGCGCCGACAGGTCGCTCCAGATTGCGTCCGTGAGCGCGCCGAACAGCTCGGGAATCGTGACCACGTTGGTGTAGCCGAACTTGGTCTCGCTGTCCCGGATCCGCGCCAGCCGGGCCGCGCCCAGGAGCTGGTTCAGCACGTTGGACTGGAGGTTCAGCGTGAGGGAGTGATAGGGGAAGTCGTAGCGACCGTTGATCGTGTTCGCCTGTCCCCAGCCGGACCGCCGTTCCGGTCCGATGCTCTGCAGCATCTCCTCACTCAGAGTCAGCGCGTCAACGGCGAACACCCTGTCGACCAGCAGCGCGAGCGCCTTCTCCTGCTCCGTCTTGGGGACGTTGACGAACGGCTGGCGGCCGTCGCCGAACCGGTCGCGGTTCATGTACTGCCCGCCGATGTACTTGACCGCCGGGGCCACCGCGCGCGCGTACTCGTTCATGAGCTGCCCCAACGCGCCCCGCATTTCGGCGTAGGGCGTGTTGTCCTCCAGGACGTACTCCGGCAGCCGCTCCCACATCCCGCGGATCAGCTCGCTGCGCTCCGCGCCCCAGGCCAACGGGTCGGCGCCCAGGTCGTACACGTTGATCGTCGGATCCAGCGCGCCCGGCCCGCCGGCCTCGGTACCGAACATGTGCTCCAGCTTGGAGACGTCGCGCGCCGCCGCGTCCGCCTCTTCCTGGTCGTTCGCGTATCCGTACGTGATCACCCAGCGGTCGTAGGAGCCCGGAGCGGAAGTGTACCAGTGCCCGTTGGCGCCGTTCGCGCTGAGGTTGATCGTCGGGTACTCCATCACCGAGCTGAACACGCCGTTGCGGCTCGTGAAGTCGGTGTCGTGAAGCAGCTCGTTGGGCGTGCTCGCCGACGAGCGGAAGTTGTGCTGGAGTCCCAGCGTGTGCCCCACCTCGTGCATCACCACCCAGATGGTGAACGCCTCCAGGATCTCGTCGGGCAGCGGGGCGCCCGGGTCCGCCTCGCCCTTCGCCGCGAGGAGAAGCCCGGCCAGCGAGCCCTGCGCCTCCAGCGCCGTGCCGAAGCCGGGCAGCTCCACGCCCGGCGCCTCGCCCTCCGGGGCCTCGAACGCGCCAACTCCCAGCGCCTGGTCGAAGGCCTCGGCCGCGGTCATGGGGTTCACCAGGTTGCGCCACGTGTTGCGGAAGCCCCTGAACATGTTGGCCTCGAACAGGATGTCCGCGTCGAGCGTCTCGCCGGTGCGGGGATCGACCTTCGACGGTCCGATCGCGCC carries:
- a CDS encoding VOC family protein; the protein is MTNDSEWGIASPNQLPAETRLGTVRLQVSDLGRSVEYYEAVIGMKALADEGNSVLLGAHGHGTPLVELRERPGARPVPPRGRLGLYHFAILLPDRAALGRVVGHLENIGVAPGSADHLVSEALYLSDPDGLGIEVYADRPRESWRRRGRELAMTTVALDRDGLIGASAGAPWSGLPAGAVIGHVHLHVGDLVEAAAFYHEAIGFDKTTWSYPGALFLSAGGYHHHLGLNTWAPPVPQTEDDARLLEWTVELPTSEDVSAAARAIEEAGYAVEEDETEAIATDLWGTRVRFVPIGPV
- a CDS encoding zinc-dependent metalloprotease, which encodes MTRRTGINWWMRQATLALAVMLAAPAVAVAQKDGDGEEEKDPFEKLVDGAEHIEGYFDMYRKDGKLYLAVMPEQLDQDFLMDMRVAQGIGAGGLFGGTTLSFFEMDLMALERHGEKLYLMQRPHRFGAPDDARAQDAVDITLGSSVVQSAKVEATRPDSAAVIDVTEWFVSDLSGVSRRLRFVARTRTGQPGSVSFDKGRSFLEETKGFENNVGIRTRLTFKPGQPVGLPSVPDGRYISLSVHYTLARLPELPMERRLADERLGNFTTVHKDFSLEDSTFFRRYVNRWRLERGEQVGDRWRPVQPIVYYIDHNVPDEYRGWFKEGVERWNRAFEAAGWEGALEARDLPEGADPDDMQYSTLRWNTSDRPGYGAIGPSKVDPRTGETLDADILFEANMFRGFRNTWRNLVNPMTAAEAFDQALGVGAFEAPEGEAPGVELPGFGTALEAQGSLAGLLLAAKGEADPGAPLPDEILEAFTIWVVMHEVGHTLGLQHNFRSSASTPNELLHDTDFTSRNGVFSSVMEYPTINLSANGANGHWYTSAPGSYDRWVITYGYANDQEEADAAARDVSKLEHMFGTEAGGPGALDPTINVYDLGADPLAWGAERSELIRGMWERLPEYVLEDNTPYAEMRGALGQLMNEYARAVAPAVKYIGGQYMNRDRFGDGRQPFVNVPKTEQEKALALLVDRVFAVDALTLSEEMLQSIGPERRSGWGQANTINGRYDFPYHSLTLNLQSNVLNQLLGAARLARIRDSETKFGYTNVVTIPELFGALTDAIWSDLSARTISASRRDLQRAYLDAMTNLIVEPAQGTPADARSVARAQLTQLRGSIRNAAAGGAYTRAHLAESLARIEKALDAGLEAEG